Proteins from a single region of Fodinibius sp. Rm-B-1B1-1:
- a CDS encoding DUF6064 family protein, with protein sequence MMELPFTTEQFLNVFQVYNNAIWPSQLIAYLFGIVAVICSFWKSPASDKIINSILGFFWLWIGVVYHILFFSEINNAAFGFGTLFIIQGLLFLEIGLFTDKIQYHFNANTFGITGIILIAYAMVIYPIIGSLLGHSYPFSPMFGVTPCPATIFTFGLLLWTNQQIPWWFLLIPGLWSVIGFTAAFQLGIVEDTGLLVSGILSIGLLLYRNMKKNSQKLNPAA encoded by the coding sequence ATGATGGAACTACCTTTTACTACAGAACAGTTTCTTAATGTTTTTCAAGTTTACAACAATGCTATCTGGCCATCCCAGTTGATCGCTTACCTATTCGGGATTGTTGCCGTAATTTGTTCCTTTTGGAAATCGCCAGCTTCTGATAAAATTATTAATTCTATTTTAGGGTTTTTTTGGCTTTGGATCGGTGTTGTCTATCACATTCTATTTTTTAGTGAAATCAACAATGCCGCTTTTGGTTTTGGTACCTTATTCATAATTCAGGGCTTATTATTCTTGGAAATTGGGCTGTTTACTGATAAAATCCAATATCACTTTAACGCTAATACTTTTGGTATCACTGGAATCATACTCATTGCTTATGCCATGGTCATTTATCCTATCATTGGCTCCCTTTTAGGTCATTCTTATCCATTTTCACCAATGTTTGGTGTTACACCCTGTCCGGCTACCATCTTTACGTTTGGGTTACTTTTATGGACTAACCAGCAAATCCCTTGGTGGTTTCTTCTTATACCTGGTCTTTGGTCAGTGATTGGATTTACGGCAGCCTTTCAACTAGGCATTGTTGAAGATACTGGCTTGCTTGTTTCGGGAATTCTCAGTATTGGATTATTACTATACCGTAATATGAAAAAGAACTCTCAAAAACTTAATCCGGCCGCATAA
- a CDS encoding Crp/Fnr family transcriptional regulator: MKELQKNEILLFKGDVSRHMRFITDGCLKCYHIDGDGDEQILQFGIEGWWINDLYSYLTQTPAKYFIQAIEDSSILQIERNSLEQIYKQIPSLERFFRIKIQHAYVALQDRTIHSMSKPAKQRYLDFRESYPNIEQRVPQYMVASYLGITPEFLSSIRNEITNS; encoded by the coding sequence GTGAAAGAACTACAAAAGAACGAAATCCTTTTATTTAAAGGCGACGTTTCAAGACATATGCGGTTTATAACGGATGGCTGCTTGAAATGCTACCATATTGACGGGGATGGTGATGAACAAATATTGCAGTTTGGCATTGAAGGGTGGTGGATTAATGATTTATATAGCTATCTAACACAAACCCCAGCTAAATACTTCATTCAAGCTATTGAAGACAGTTCCATACTTCAAATTGAACGAAATTCATTAGAGCAAATTTACAAACAGATTCCCTCCTTAGAACGATTTTTTCGCATTAAGATTCAACATGCCTATGTCGCATTGCAGGATCGAACAATTCATAGCATGAGTAAGCCTGCCAAACAGCGGTATCTGGATTTCCGAGAGTCTTACCCCAACATTGAGCAACGGGTGCCACAGTATATGGTTGCATCATACTTGGGAATAACCCCAGAGTTTCTCAGTTCCATTCGCAATGAAATAACAAATTCATGA
- a CDS encoding NAD(P)H-dependent oxidoreductase: MKNHIIAFVGSNSPQSINEELTKAAINNLTDENVEYIDLKKMDIPMYGKEIEKQEGIPTPIKHLYQKMTKAEGFIVASPEHNGLLPAFFKNIIDWLTRIDQEIFMNSPVLLLSASPGDNGGATNLSILSDLMPFWGAEIIGTYSLGKFNEHFDTELQTIANQEEAKLFRDVLKQFEKELPKSMAH, encoded by the coding sequence ATGAAAAATCACATTATCGCATTTGTAGGAAGCAATAGTCCACAATCAATTAATGAGGAACTCACAAAAGCAGCAATAAACAATTTAACTGATGAAAATGTGGAATATATTGATCTCAAGAAGATGGATATTCCGATGTATGGCAAGGAGATAGAAAAACAAGAAGGTATCCCAACACCCATTAAGCATTTATACCAGAAAATGACAAAAGCTGAAGGGTTTATAGTGGCTTCCCCAGAACATAATGGCCTTTTGCCTGCATTCTTTAAAAATATCATTGACTGGTTAACACGTATAGATCAAGAAATCTTTATGAATAGTCCCGTTCTGTTACTTAGTGCCTCTCCCGGGGATAACGGTGGTGCAACAAATCTATCGATTCTATCAGATCTTATGCCTTTTTGGGGCGCTGAAATAATTGGCACCTATTCTCTTGGTAAATTCAATGAACACTTTGATACCGAGTTACAAACCATTGCCAACCAAGAGGAAGCGAAACTGTTTAGAGATGTACTGAAACAATTTGAAAAAGAACTGCCTAAATCAATGGCACATTAG
- a CDS encoding integron integrase: MSDKSLLSRMRSEIRRRNYSYRTEQAYTTWVVRFVKFHDLCHPNEMNEKEVIEYLNYLAEERNVAASTQNQALCAILFLYEHVLKDPIEEMMDFKRAETPKKLPVVLTSDEVKQVLNLLDGTPKLVAELLYGAGLRISECLRLRVLDLDFSYNQIQVRSGKGKKDRITIMPQTTKKKLKDQVQKVKMIHKKDTAAGYEETLLPKALSKKYPNASKQLKWHYLFPSPKRAKDPRSGLVHRHHISDSTIQRKVKQAVKKSGIKKHATCHTLRHSFATHLLEDGYDIRTVQELLGHKNVNTTMIYTHVIKNKGSIVKSPIDS; encoded by the coding sequence ATGTCTGATAAATCTTTATTGAGTCGGATGAGATCAGAAATTCGACGGAGAAATTATAGTTATCGAACGGAGCAGGCTTATACTACTTGGGTTGTCCGGTTTGTCAAGTTCCATGATTTATGTCATCCCAATGAAATGAACGAAAAGGAGGTGATTGAATATCTCAATTATTTGGCAGAAGAACGCAATGTTGCGGCTTCAACACAAAATCAGGCGTTATGTGCTATCCTTTTTCTTTATGAACATGTCCTTAAAGATCCTATAGAGGAAATGATGGATTTTAAACGGGCAGAAACACCTAAAAAGTTACCTGTCGTGTTAACATCTGATGAGGTAAAGCAAGTTTTAAATCTGTTGGATGGTACCCCAAAACTTGTCGCTGAATTACTTTATGGGGCGGGACTTCGCATATCGGAATGCCTTAGACTTAGGGTGTTGGATCTTGACTTTAGTTATAATCAGATTCAAGTAAGATCCGGAAAGGGGAAGAAAGACCGAATTACGATTATGCCACAGACAACCAAGAAGAAGCTGAAAGACCAGGTTCAGAAAGTTAAGATGATTCATAAAAAGGATACAGCTGCAGGTTATGAAGAAACCCTGCTGCCTAAAGCTTTATCGAAAAAATATCCCAACGCTTCTAAACAGTTGAAATGGCATTATCTTTTTCCCTCTCCAAAACGGGCAAAAGATCCGAGATCGGGATTAGTTCATCGCCATCATATCTCGGACTCGACTATCCAGAGAAAAGTGAAGCAGGCGGTGAAGAAGAGTGGAATCAAAAAACATGCAACCTGTCACACACTTCGCCATAGCTTTGCTACACATCTGTTGGAGGATGGATATGACATCCGAACAGTCCAGGAGCTACTGGGCCATAAAAATGTAAACACGACCATGATTTACACCCATGTCATTAAAAATAAAGGTAGTATTGTCAAAAGCCCCATCGACAGCTAA